AACCGTAGGCGTTTCAGTCATTTCGTCCTCCCAGTTCTGCTGAGCAGATCAAGTAACCATCAAAATATATGTTGACAGGTTATCACCCGATGGATAGCGTGCACTACACGAACCCCATAAAAGCGCTTTTACCGGTTACTCGGTGCTTACCAAGGAGTTGTCATGCACGCCAAGGATCTTCTTCTGGCCGGCGTAATCGCCGCCGGCAGCGCACTTCCCGCTTCCGCGGCCGATCGGTCACCGCCCGTCCACTACCGGTCGACGGACATCCAGGGCGTCAACGTCTTCTATCGCGAAGCCGGCCCACAGGACGCGCCTGCCGTGCTCCTGCTCCATGGATTCGGCGCTTCCTCGCACATGTTCCGGGAGCTGATCCCGGTCCTGGCAACGCGGTATCGCGTGATCGCACCCGACCTCCCCGGGTTCGGGCAGACCACCGTCGCCCCCGGCGTCACGTTCGAATACACCTTCGACAACCTCGCCTCCGTCGTCGATGCCTTCACTGCCCGGAAGGGTCTGGATCGCTACGCCCTCTACGTTTTCGACTACGGCGCACCGGTCGCCTGGCGCCTGGCGGTCGCGCACCCGGAGAAGATCACGGCGATCGTGAGCCAGAACGGCAACGCGTACGAGGAAGGACTCAGCGAGGGCTGGGCCGACATGCGCAAGGCCTGGGCGTCGCCGACCGCCGGGAATCGCGAAGCGCTGCGCCGCTTCAACACACCTGAAATGATCAAGTGGCAGTACACCGAGGGTGTCGAAGACACATCGCGGATCGCGCCTGAAAGCTATCAGCTGGCGTCGGCAGCGATCGAGCGTATCGGCGATGAGCCGCAGATGGATCTGCTGCTCGATTACGGCAGAAACGTGCAGCAGTACCCGCAGCTGCACGCCTTCTTCCGCGAGTACCAGCCACCGACTCTGGCGATCTGGGGGCGACACGACCCCTTCTTCATTCCGGCGGGCGCGGAGGCCTTCAGGCGCGACAATCCGAACACCGAAGTCCGCCTGCTCGATACCGGTCATTTCGCGATCGAGACGCACGGTGGAGAGATCGCGGAAACCATGCTCGAGTTTCTCGATCGAAATATCGAGCGCTAGACGCTCGAGTCGACATGCGCGACGCAATGTCTCCTGCTGCATGCACCGGGAGCCAGACGCCGATCAAATCGCAAGATCAGCACAGCGCAGCAAGACGCGCGCCGCAGGGCCGGTGAACTTCCGCGAGCCTTCCCTTTGCCGAACCAGTTCGGGCCAGTCGTCGATTGGACCGACATCACTGCAGCACCGCTGTGCAACGACAAGCGCAATACGGGAGACCTCTCTTGAAGATCTACATGCATCCGATCTCTACCACCAGCCGCCCGGTGCGGCTCTTCGCCGCGGAAATCCAGCTGACGATGGAAGAGGAAGTGGTCGACATCCTGGCGGGCGCGCAGCACCAGGAGCCTTTCGTGTCGATCAACCCCAATCGTCTGATCCCGATGCTGGAGGACGGTGATCTGCGGCTGACCGAGAGCGTCAGCATCCTCCGATATCTTGCCGAGAAGTCGGGTTCCCCGGCCTATCCCAGCGATCTGGAAGAACGGGCCCGCGTCAACGAGATGCTGGACTGGCTCAACAGCAATTTCTACCGGGATTTCGG
The genomic region above belongs to Luteimonas chenhongjianii and contains:
- a CDS encoding alpha/beta fold hydrolase — translated: MHAKDLLLAGVIAAGSALPASAADRSPPVHYRSTDIQGVNVFYREAGPQDAPAVLLLHGFGASSHMFRELIPVLATRYRVIAPDLPGFGQTTVAPGVTFEYTFDNLASVVDAFTARKGLDRYALYVFDYGAPVAWRLAVAHPEKITAIVSQNGNAYEEGLSEGWADMRKAWASPTAGNREALRRFNTPEMIKWQYTEGVEDTSRIAPESYQLASAAIERIGDEPQMDLLLDYGRNVQQYPQLHAFFREYQPPTLAIWGRHDPFFIPAGAEAFRRDNPNTEVRLLDTGHFAIETHGGEIAETMLEFLDRNIER